ggaaggaaggaaggaaggatggaaggatggaaggaaggaaggaaggaaggatggaaggatggaaggaaggaaggaagggaggaaggaaggaagggagggaaggaaggaaggaaggaaggaaggaagggaggaaggaagggagggaaggaaggaaggaaggaaggaaggaaggatggaaggaaggaagggaggaaggaaggaagggaaggaaggaaggaaggaaggaaggaaggaaggaaggaaggaagggagggaaggaaggaaggaaggaaggaaggaaggaaggaaggaagggagggaaggaaggaaggaaggaaggaaggaaggaaggaaggaagggagggaaggaaggaaggaaggaaggaaggaaggaaggaaggaaggaaggatggaaggaaggatggaaggaaggaaggatggaaggaaggaaggatggaaggaaggaaggaaggaaggaaggaaggaaggaaggaaggaaggaaggaaggaaggaaggatggaaggaaggagggatggaaggaaggaaggaaggaaggaaggaaggaaggatggaaggaagggagggaaggaaggaaggaaggaaggaaggaaggaaggaaggatggaaggaacgaaggaaggaaggatggaaggaaggaaggaaggaaggatggaaggatggaaggaaggaaggaaggaaggaaggatggaaggaacgaaggaaggaaggaaggatggaaggaaggatggaaggaaggatggaaggaaggatggaaggaaggaaggaaggaaggaaggaacgaaggaaggatggaaggaaggaaggaaggaaggaaggaaggaagggaggaaggaagggtaaGAAGGAAGAAAGGTCTCTGATCTTCTCCCTGAAGACAGGTCTCTATAGTACACTTGGATAATGTTTCGAGAAGGTTctcggagttgttctactgccctaatcccagcctgaggccaggcttgtcttGCTATAACTTGTGATCCAAGAGACTGTTACTTGGAGCGTGCCGCAGACCCACATAACCGTAACCTCTTGAAACACTTTCAAACGACCCGAGTCTGTGCTACCGGCCCAACCTGACAATTATTTAGCAATACCCTACGTCTTCTTTGTCTGGACTCTTATATACTAAATGGCAtctgccaggggccagattcacgaagtagttacgcaagcacttacgaacctggggcctgattcacgaagtagttacgcaagcacttatgaaccaggggccagattcacgaagtagttacgcaagcacttacgaaccaggggcctgattcacgaagtagttacgcaagcacttatgaacctggggcctgattcacgaagtagttacgcaagcacttatgaaccaggggccagattcacgaagtagttacgcaagcacttacgaacctggggccagattcacgaagtagttacgcaagcacttacgaaccaggggcctgattcacgaagtagttacgcaagcacttacgaacctggggcctgattcacgaagtagttacgcaagcacttatgaaccaggggccagattcacgaagtagttacgcaagcacttacgaacctggggccagattcacgaagtagttacgcaagcacttacgaacctggggcctgattcacgaagcagttacgcaagcacttgggaaccagggaccagattcacgaagcagttatgcaagcacttgggaaccaggggcctgattcacgaagcagttacgcaagcacttatgtacctggggccaaattcacgaagcagttacgcaagcacttatgaacctggggccagattcacgaagtagttacgcaagcacttacgaaccagggaccagattcacgaagcagttatgcaagcacttacgaaccagggaccagattcacgaagcagttacgcaagcacttatgaacctgggaccagattcacgaagcagttacgcaagcacttatgaacctgtacatcttttctcaatctttggcggctttgtttacaattattaaacagttaatgagctcggaagcaccaggaggctgtttataacaataacaacagttgattggcaagttttcctgcttgtaaactgtttaataaatgtaaccaaagccgtcaaagattgaggaaagatgtacacgttcgaaagtgcttgcgtaactgcttcgtgaatctggcccaagttcgtaagtgcttgcgtaacttcgtgaatctgaccccaggtcccCAACAACCCGACTTGAAGACTCCTGGAACAGACCATGTCAACAACTCACAATAAACGAGGAAGCTCTTaaggctaccaccaccaccggccattaAGCCAGACTCAAACAAGGCCATTCCAACTAATCTGTCTGTCAGGGACAAATGTTATGTTTGGGTCTCAAGGCGACGTCTTCACACCGCTCCTCCACCTccaaattctcaggagaattgacagggtagataaggataaactgtttaacacttttggtacacgcacaaggggacacaggtggaaaccgagtacccagatgagccacagagacgttagaaggaactttttcagtgtcagagtagttaacaggtggaatgcattagggggtgatgtggtggaggctgactccatacacagtttcaagtgtagatatgatagagcccaataggctcaggaacctgtacaccagttgattgacggttgagaggcgggaccaaagagccaaacctcaaccccagcaagcacaattaggtgagtacaaataggttagtacacacacagacacacacacagacacagacacacacacacacacacactcacactctcacacacactcacactcacacacacactcacacacactcacacacacacacacacacacacacacacacacacacacacacacacacacacacacacacacacacacacacacacacactcacacacacaccaagataaACGTTCAATTACCTTGTCCGCTAAGAGGCAAAAGTATAAAAGTCTTAAAAATCTCTAAAATTAAGTTTATAAACATCCTggatctcttgggaagactctccGGGATCTCTCCAGAAGAGTCTCTtggccagaggaggaggaggtgtaagggggggggaggaggtgtaaggggggagggagggagggaaagagaaggagagagagagaaaataaggATAACGAGAGCCACTCGACACGATGAGACACTATTTTAAACACTGGTGTTTGAAGTGTCACGGTAATCTCTCTAAAAGGGAGATCATACCTGCTCCCTCATCATCTATTCGACTTCACCACGCCTACATATTTAAGAAATCAAGAAtgtacagcagcaacaacaacttctCAGACGTCTAGACAGAACCACCAGTCTACCTTCCCCCCAGGGCCCGTTAGACCCTCGCACTCTGTGACGCCTCAGGATCACTCGACCGCTGAAACAAGCGCAATGGTAGTTAAAGTGAGCCAGTTCCTAGTTATCAACGATACCAGCGCCATCTGGACGGCCGTGTCTCCTAGagacctagggccagattcacgaaagcacttacgccagcacttacgaacctgttcatcttttctcaatctttggcggctttgtttacaattattaaacagttaatgaggtcggaagcaccaggaggctgtttataacaataacaacagttgaatgggaagttttcatgcttgtaaactgtttaataaatgtaaccaaagctgtcaaatattgaggaaagatgtacactttcgtaagtatttgcgaaagtgctttcgtgaatctggcccctagaggcTAGAGACTTGCCTAGAGGCTTGCCAGCTCCAGCAAgccagattactcctgagtgctttaCTGCAAAGATCTGTTGACATACCTTGGAGTGGTCGCGGGTTTATGAAGACTGGCTCAAAGTATTCCCGCACCATATATTTTGTTTGCCCAGTAACGTAATGTAAATTTGATTGTTTGTCTTGTTCATTTTGCATACTTAGAATATAGCCAAGTTTTGGATATTATTTTGATTTTCATGTTAAGTGTTTAAGTCATTTAAGTAAagtattttaaatgttttttctcCATGTCTTATCCTATAGTTACCTCACAGTGAAGTTAAACAGcagtctaattttttttttttacattttttttgttttatatgaCTGACATTCCATCTGCCCCGGAGAGAGTGCACTACCATCTATTTTTCCCATCATAGAAGCGACCAACCTACCCTGGCTGGATATGAATGcttccccccccaacccccaccctctccaaacccaccttccccaccacatCCCCAAGCCTCCACTTggactggacagtagagcgacgatctcgcatCACGTAGGTCGACGTTCAAGCCACCATTCTTTCCCCTCCccgccccccgtcccatcccaaatctttatcctgaccccttcccagtgctttaTCCCCTGCACTGCACACCTGTTTTTGCCAAAAATTTCATGGTGCCGTTGTTATGGTGCcgttgttaaggacatatttttgttgtttttataaatgttcagctaatgttaatgtcaaaatgtttctaaACTCAATCACTTTCATTTCAAATCACAAAGAGCGATGAAAGAAACAATTGTACAACCTTCGAATCACCTTAAGGTACtttgcacagtgcagtggtttATAGTCGTACAGGCTTGATGCTTTACCCTGATAGTACCCTCCCTCCCCCAAGCCtcatcccctttccccctccccccccccccctggtttctCCATCCCAATCAAGGGGTCACATGATATCAgaataaacaaagaaaaaaacaGCCTTGGGAAAAAAACAGCCTTGGGAAAAAAAAGCAAGAAAATTCCTAAGCCTTAGCACGAACAAATAGCAACACTTGTAtaaataactctacacacctgtatAACTCTACCCCCTTTATAACTGTACACACCTGTACAACTCTACACTTACATAGaataccctccagcaccaccaatcGGATGTAAATccggtctttcaatgggccacagataataatatgatgtttaatgaaagtaagttccagctcctgcgccatgaaaaaaaattaaatttaaaaacagaaaccatatataaaacggAATCAAATCACACTACAGAACGAAAAAAGCAATGTAGAGGATCATGTCATGAAGACCTTACCTATGCCCACTCAATAACCCACGCCAGGAAGACTTTGcatagtcagtgtagtgaagatcaAACAATCAGTCATGGTCACTatgcatcatcttcactacactgactgtacaaatttgggacctggccttcaccCCGCACAACGGTCGTGCCACATACGAGTGGTCACCAAGTAACGACCAAATACTGTCAACAGCTAACGGTAAACTACTGTCGTTTGACcacaagaggaggagggggaactgGCTTGATGAGGGTCTTGATGGCGCTGAAGCAGGCGGCAACACCGTCCCGAGTGTTGCCCATCACGCGAACTTCCTCCGTCTCCCTGAGGAGCACGATCTTGACCGAGTGCCTACTCTCCAACTCGCGGACTGTCTTCCCGGCGTGGCCAATCACAACTCCGTGCATGTCAAGTGGGCAGGGGAGTTTCCTCCTGTGGCTGTAATTAACAGGAGTAACCGGTGGTGCACTTTCCATCAAGTTGCCCAGGATATCCAAACAGGCGCCAACGGTGCTTGCGCTACTCCCCTTCACCGACACCTCTTCCAACTTTGGCAAAAGTTCTATCCTGACTGAAAACCGCTCCTGCAGCTCCTTGATCGTCTTACCCTCCCTGCCAATTATAAACCCATGCGTATGTCCGGGACAGATTACTTGAACCTGGTGAGAGTACTTGGCAGCTGTAGCCCGTTTTCCTTCGTTGGAAGCTGCGGTCATTAGTTTGACAAGGGCTTGACGGCAGCCATCAACTTTGCTGGCATCATCACCAGTCACCATCAACTCTTCAGTCTTCTGGGACAGATATATTGTGACTGAAAAGCGGCGCTCTAGCTCCTGGATAGTTCTTCCGCCCTTGCCAATTATAAAACCGCGCACAGATTAGGGACAGGCTACCCTCACTATGGGGCCTTTGTTCTTACCTAAAGTCGTGCTTGAAGCACCACTTATTTTTTGACCCAGTGGGTGCAGGCACCCATCACCTCTCTTCTGATCACTGCCCGTCACCAGGGTCTCTTCATCCTCTCCGGAGATTACTGTAGTTAAGTCTGGCATACTTTTCTCTTCTTTTTCCGTCTGATGAGTTTCAGGAGCAGTTGCTCCGTCCTGACTCGAGCCGCGAGTCAGGACGGTTGGTTTTGCCGTAAATTCTTCAGCCTGAGGACAGGTCACACATAGCCGTGATTAAAACAAGACAAGTAACAAGCCTGCTGCAACAAACAATATGATCCACCCGAACAAGTACACGTCAAAATCGCGACTGCGCTGCAGGAAGGCCTTCAGATAATTTATCTGCTGGCGCATCTGTCGCTACCGTAGGTATGATCCCACTAACGGCGTTACATCCGAGACACCGCCAAGCTTCCCGTTGGTGAGCATCGACTGGTCAAAGCTGGGTACAGATGGCACCACATGGAGGGTGGCAGCCAGTCTCCACATGAAGAGTGTCAGGCCACTCTGCTTCTACTGCCAGTCCATTGCCTATTTTCGCAGATGGGTTAGTTCTTCAGTAGTCTTCGATTCCTGCCTCACTAGCCAACTCTAACCAAaccatcccaacaccaacaccacacacaccacgaacAATTTAACCACGTTATTCATTATGAATCAGAGAACTCAA
This window of the Procambarus clarkii isolate CNS0578487 chromosome 46, FALCON_Pclarkii_2.0, whole genome shotgun sequence genome carries:
- the LOC138350564 gene encoding uncharacterized protein, yielding MWRLAATLHVVPSVPSFDQSMLTNGKLGGVSDAEEFTAKPTVLTRGSSQDGATAPETHQTEKEEKSMPDLTTVISGEDEETLGGRTIQELERRFSVTIYLSQKTEELMVTGDDASKVDGCRQALVKLMTAASNEGKRATAAKYSHQVQVICPGHTHGFIIGREGKTIKELQERFSVRIELLPKLEEVSVKGSSASTVGACLDILGNLMESAPPVTPVNYSHRRKLPCPLDMHGVVIGHAGKTVRELESRHSVKIVLLRETEEVRVMGNTRDGVAACFSAIKTLIKPVPPPPLVVKRQ